The Nicotiana tomentosiformis chromosome 2, ASM39032v3, whole genome shotgun sequence genome includes the window tatatatataaaatattttttctaatttattaaatgagcttatactcctaatcttgatataattattatgatcaatgtaatttatttattgttttgatttatcaaaaggtacgactctattcagagttagtgtatgcctatagattggacaataacgaataacatttgtgaaataataattagttgatagaatccatgacTTGATTTTGAGTTTGACGATACCCATTTATATGAGCTtataagtttttatgtgaaaacccggccggtggattttgtatccgtcacatgaaatagtttaagcggaattataaaggatttaattagttgattaaattaaattttcagtaatttaatttaattaactggTATTTGAGATCTTAACACGAggagttaaaataagtgttaCTGAACTTTCGAAATTCATATTGAGGAGTTCAATTGCAGTTTTTTTGGTGGAATAAACTGTAATTAATTATagtaagaattaattcatgataATTTCGAATTAATGCTATAATTAGTAGCCTCTTATTATTTCCGTGGTCCCTGCTATACCTAGTATAAACCTGAACTTAACTTGGGTAAAAAGTGACTTGGAAGACAAGTCATCCGCTAGAGTTAGAGTAGGATTCTACTTGTGCAAGTTGAATCCTACACGTTTTTGGAGAAgacttttggccaaaaactagtcTACTTAAGGAAGACTAATTTCACCCAATAACTCACTTTTTAGAGTTGTATTGTTCTTGTCCACTCAAAGCAAATTCGTCCAAGGTTTTACTAGGCATATAGCAGAAGACTGCAGCCCTGGATTCTAGCTGTTTGGAGGATTTGTGCAACGATTTCAAGAGGTTAGTGCTTCTAATCTAGCAATTATAGCATTGTCTAGTTTACATGTATTTGATGCCTGGATTGTTTGTTTGCTTCCGCTGCACATGTTCTAACAGCAATACCTGCCCCCCATCCAATTCCTATTACCCTTTAAAGCATGTGAGGGCGGAGGGAGAGTAAAAGCTATGAGTTCAGTCGAACCTACTAGCTTTGGTCCAAATTATagatttgtcttaagaaattcatagaatatatataaattattaatttaaatttcaGTAACTTAAAAAATTTAAGAATCTGGATCCCATATATAAGCTTTAAATCCTAGCTGTGCTTCTGAATGCATGTACCTTTTTCATATTAGATCTGTTCGCTCGGAACTCAAGTTGAACAGTAAGATACAGTTTAATTATAAACAACAAATGTACATGCATAGCTTGTATATTATATTTTCCCtctatagaagaaatatatagCACGTGATTTTTCTAACAAATTTGAATCAAATTCAGAATTTAAAGTTGGTAAATACATTTATATGTTCTTAAAATATTAATATACAATTATACGTACATACATAAACATATATAATGCGATTTAACGTTCAAAATAATATATGAATACACTTGCACTTAGCCTTTAGTCAGAATAGCGTGACTTCTCTTGTTTCCCATATAAGAGAAGTGTGCCTGAAAACTCAAAAGCGAGACCTACTTTCCGTTAATTCATAGCGGGTTTATTACACACCGAGAGGTCAATCACATTCCTTCAAATTCTCGAATATTTAACTTCCACACATAGATAGTGAAAATTTTTCTCACATATTGTCAGATCATTCAAAAGATATCCAcaaataaatatcaataataagtCAAAGAAGTAATTTAAAAAATAAGACAAACAACCTACTATAATAGGTAAAATTACATTggtattaaataaaaaatatcacCGTTAGTCTATACAAGTTAAATGCAATTATTATTCCATTGCCAAACCAAATTGAGTTACAATGCCACAATTGTTCAATCACACTCTAATAACTAAAATGTACGTATATGTTCATATTAAAATTCTCAACGATCCTTTTTGATACATAAGGGCAACAATGGCAATGATGCGGCTATGATCTTGCCATTTTGCAGGTAACTAAAAATATAATACAGGAAGAAGAGAGGATAATATCACACCACTATATATAAGCCAGAAATATAAGTTGTTCATTATTTGATTTACATGTATCTTTGGTTGGAGGAGTGGAGATCAATCTCTTGGGTCCAAGCGGATCGGTCTTGGATGTGCAAATACCAGTAGGTCTGAGCCAGCGCATCTGGGTCCATCCACCCCTCCCTCGCCCCTCCACCGGTTTGTTGGTGCTGTTGTTCCCCAACCAACAAACTCTGCTGCGAACTTGATGCTATTGCCCCCCTGCATATTACAATTTATATTACATCATTTGAAGACTCCATCAGTCATGTTTCTTTTGGAGGTTAAGGTCCATGTCCCCTtcctttttgtaatttttttcatGTGAGTAGAAATGTTAAGGGTTGAGCCTAACCCCAACACCAACGGCACTAGCCTTGGTGATggattaatattaaaaaaaaaattatattaccGCAAAGCTTTTAAGTTTTATGCATTATTGACCTAAAAGTTATTCACGACGTAATCAGGTTCCATGTAATTAGTAAATACAAATAAACATTTATGATAAGCATTATTGATAACTGAATCCATCACTGAATGCATTAAATGATAAATTTATGCCTCGTTGAAGGCCAAAAGGCAAAATGAAATCCAAAAAGATATCCTAACTTTGCCAGGAATGAGTGGACATTGTTATAAAGGTAAATACAGCTAAAATATATTGTGGAATATAGAATCTTGGACAGGCAGTTTGAGAAATTCAAGaggaaactatatatatatatatatatatatatatatatatatatatatatataaaggtgtAGAGAACAAAGACAAACCGAGGCGTGCCAACGATGCCGTGGATGATGACATGCGCCACGTGTACTCCAAGAGGTTGAAACTCCTTTGCTAGACATTGAGATAAGGCTCTCATTGCAAATTTCCCACAGCCTGACATTTTTTCTCTTTAGTATCATCAAATTGAGTTGTAGATTTAAAGTGCAACAAAACGAAAACAATAAAAGGAAATCAACCCCAGAAAATTATCACATACATAACTCAGAATAACCGGCAATGCCACTAAGAGAAGCTGAACAACCAGTAAAAAGAATTGTCCCTCTTCCTCTTTCTACCATACCTGCAAGTACCTGAGACACGTTGGAAGTCAACTCAAATATTCCTATTAGGTTAGGCAATGCACCACGAATTAACCCGACTAATCCAACCAAACCAATGGCAGTGAATATTGAGTTTAATTGTATACATTAAGAGTGTAAAATAATTCTACACTATTAGGTTACTTAAAAGAAAATTACTAGTAATTATTTATAATAAGTGTGCTTAGtgatatgaaaataaaatatttcaccTACTACAACAAATTAAGATACACTGATAGAACAAAAAAACTTTTACACAAATCAATACATACAAATTAATTACATGTTGGTATTTAAAAATTTGAGACCTGTTGAGCGCAGTGGAAGGCGCCGACGGAGGAGACGGCGAGAGATTTCTCAAAATGTTCTATTTTAATGTCTGTGAAGTTTGTGGGGTGCCAAGATATTGGCTGGTAGGCGTTGTAAACCAACACTTCCACAAAGCCCAGTGATAGAACTCCCTCAAATGCTTCTCTTATGCTTCGGGAATCGGAACAGTCTATCCTGATGGCAAAGACCTGAGATTTTTCTTCTCTCGCTATCTCATCTGCAAATCTTGATAATCTACCTGTTGGAATAAACAGCATAAAATATAACTCTAGTAAATTGCACTTGTATCATCTATACATATTGCTTTATCGCTAAATAGAGCTTCATTCTTGTTTAATTATACCAAGAAACAGAAGCGAATCAACGATTTAATTTGAGTCACTAAACGAGCGTGATCTAGTTATATGTAGCCATTTTAAACTACTTTAATCACACATATATAATTCGAAGTAAAAATAATGAGTTCAGTTGAACTCCCAAATTACCTCTCGAGAGATCGTCTCTGCCAAAAGATGTAAGAAAGAGAGGTTGATACTTGATAGAGATCACTAACCTAAGTCACGGGCGAGGATGGCAACAGTATAGCCTTCGTGGGCGAACTTGCGGGCAATAGAGCGGCCGAGTTTTGGCCCCACACCAACAATGGCAGCAATATTCCCTCTGGATGAGGCTGAACTCGCCATGCTCCGCATCTTCTAATTTTGGCCCTCCGTTTTGTTTCAATTTTATTGAATGTCCCAAAGGTATCTATTTTCACTCTGTATTTGTGTACTTAGATTAATAAAAACACTAGACCCACAACGTACGAAACAGCAAAATCAAATGCAGCTACTTGTTCTTAATCAATCCAACTTCTCGATCGCTTGCTGCCTCCTACGGAAGAGGCAATAGTGAACAAGAACTGTAGGATTAATTTACAGAGTTTCTACATATATATGCAAGCGATCATCGGATGAATATTTATGTGGCGTATACATATACCTCTTTGGCAGTCTCATAGCTAGTGTAGTACACTACTccctccctccgttcactttcaTTTACAGCCATTTGACTTTTCATGtcctttaaaaaataataaatgaagtataTAGATTATCATGAtattcatattaattgatgcatattttattgaatttgagaaaataatttgaaatgagtaataaataatatgggtataacaggaaaaaaaatTTTGTCTTCTCTTAATATTtataaagtgacaagtaaaaataaaaatttatttttagtataataCGTAGTGAGGTATGTACAAGAATATACTGCACGGTGCTCACTGCACAGCTCACTCGCTAATGATTGCGCCTACTGACAAGTTTGAATAGTACTTATTAATTAATAACTGCCGCATGGTCCCATTCTAAATTCATTACAACAGTATAAACTGGAAAACCTCCAAAGGTAGTTATTACATGGAACTATTGAATTTACCCAAGCTTCATTAGGTTTTATAGAAAGATTAGAGAGCCAATAATGGATTCATACATTATCTTCCTAAATTTTGTTTTTGTACACTTCTACAATTCTATGTAATGTATagttaattatatatatactaatGATGCTTATTTCAAGGAGTGTTAATAAAaatcctaaaaattaaaataatgacAAAAAATTATGATTTGTAAATTGAGAAAGTAAAAAAATGTAGATATTAGAAAGACCACTTTCTCTTTGCCCTTGCCACAATAATTTGAAACTTTTCTGAAACTTTTAGTACATTATCCTCCCATTTAAAGCATGCTTTTATGAGATACATTTCGTTGAGTAACTACAACATTACATTAGAGATTAAAACAGAATTTAAGGAAGAAAATTAGCAAGTATTCACGTAATATTTGAATTGAAAAACTGATTTCGTTGAAATCCTAAAAGcagaaaaataattattgtatGGCAGTTGATCATGCTCTTCACCCATTGTACAAAATCGAACTTTCAAAATTATAAAAGCATTAGTTAGCGCATTAGACTTTAAAGAAGATAAGGAACCAAAACTAATTTCATTTCCTaactataaaaaatataattacgATCTAATctacaattttattttattttccctcaTGCTATTACTAAGGCGAGACTTCTTATCCTTCTAAATTGTTAGTACATTTGGATCCCCTCTAAAATAGCTATTACGAGTTCACATCTATAATAAAAACAAAATCTTACTCGCTTCATATTATCAAACAAACCTGACCTACTGGCGACCTTCTTAGAAGTTCTTATTGTCTCACACTCATTTTAGTCAAatgataataatttttttatactcAATCAAAATATTCACAAAACTTACCATATAAAAAGAACTAATAATTCAACCATTCTCTCTAAATGATTTCCTCATTGTAAATCAGAATAGTATTGAAGTTAATTAGTTAAGTAATGAGTGATgtcttattttatttaaattgaatttaatttatatatacttAGATACTGTAGAAAAATTTACTCTATAAATGTCATGCAACTTATTGTAACATATTATTTTgttaaattatgacattatatgccTTGTTAATTACCTTCTATATGGTTAATTGGTTTAAATTTCTTGGCAAGACCTTCACAATGCAAGTCAAGCTTTAAGACAATGGTGTGATAGAGTTGTCATTCTTTATTTTTCCAAGGAAGTCACTACCAAACTTGTTCTCCTGGAATCATTCTTCTTTTCTCCTCCTTATTTGCTTTTCCTTCTTTTGTTTGTTTTTTCAAAACCAAAAGGAAAAAACGAATCTTTGAGTATTATGAACCAAATGAAAACAAACTAAAATATTGAGAAAGAGTTCAGAAAGTGTTGGAGACAGACATGTTATGAATGTATTTAAagaattatgagtattagaagaGAAGTAGATTAAGACAGAGAATAAAATCTAAAGTAAATTGGAAAAAAGATTTAGTCGTGTAAGATTAAATgcaatgacccaaccggtcattttaacttgtagaaccccgtttcctaaaataaaaattttcgtatgtgcttttaatgattattgacttgcggggatagttggtttgggatttggaagtgtttgggttgaaatcggaacacttggttctttaagttggctttaaatggccaagtttgacttcggtcaatattttgagaaaacgatcccggaatcggtatttgacggttccaataggttcgtatgatgattttggacttgggcgtacatccgaatcggattttggataatccgggagcgttttgacgcttaatagtaaaaatcaactatttaaaggtttaaaattctttaaatttggtttggagtagatttttgagtaattgaagttcgGTTGAAATTTTGAGTTGGGAAATAGTTCCGtttagtgatttaagacttgcacgcaaaatttcgtgtcattccgagtagtttaagtatatttcggctcattggaagtaaattgaagaacttgaaatttcttaagtttgaatcaatttggttttaGGTATGATTCttggatttgatgttgttttacatgttccaagagttcgagcgagtccattttatgatctcaaacttgttggtatatttggacggggttccgggggccccgagtgtcaatcggacgaggctcggaccaagttgaaagttgggagccaaaactgaagctcccaactACTGTTAGAattgcacctgcgcttggacagccgcaagTGTGACATTCGCAGGTGCGGCAATAGCTCGCAGGAGCGAacctcgcagatgcgagtccttgtgcgcagaagcggaaaaaggggATGGGGcagtggaccgcagatgcggaggatTTGTGCAcatgcgaacgcgcaggtgcgaaaaagGGTGCACAGAAGCGAACTTGGCCCAGGcgagtgaaactcgcacctgcgagaatttTCCGTAGAtgcgaaagccgcaggtgcggaaatgcctgttgggcagaatggttaaaaagtcGGGGCTTAGACGTTTTGAGCCCATTTTCCTTCATTTCCGAGCGATTCAGAGCCTTTGagagggggatttcaactagaaattggaaggtaagttaattctacaccccttgagttaaatacatagattatgggtagattataactactaaatcttagaaatcaaaggtttagataaaaaacctagatttttataaaaaatgagattttaactatgaaaatggttatagaattggatagaaattatataattgaattcttgagattatgggtaatgttttcatTCTAAAATTTCtcgggtaaattttaggaatattACCATTttagatagggtaatttatttaatagatgaatttcgaattattgaacatttattaattattttgtatgatatttggatagcttcggatttttcggcgctgaatcgagaattttacgtgacgcggtaatcggaaagtggactttgagacaaggtaagtctcttgtcatcttgtgagggaaaaattacctcatagggattaaattgaataattgttgctaattgcgggggctacgtacgcacgaggtgacgagagtccgtacatagctactattaatgctaaagtccgagtagtttaggactcaaagcatgaattacttgtgtaaattatattctttatttaattaatattatttggtatatatatatatatatatatatatattgtgaattgttagataaaaatattaaaggatggaaatcccTTATATACTTGATTTGTTTTctgattaaattaattaattattaagagaaattgttcttcctcctgaatttatcttataataaatatactctccttccggaggtacataagaaagtgtcctcctttcttgtggagtgggccgaacgcctcggcaggatagatgcatctatgaatcgtgctgcacgtctctcggcagtgtacacgacactctggatcgggccgtacgtcctcggcagaaattgtgcttaataataataatcacacgataccttaatagtttatttcagcttgcgaagctaattgataaattggagaatccttgaaatttaatgaattatcatgcctacttgttaaggaattaattgttattcctataaatgagagtaattgataaattagaaattatttgaattaaaggaatttaattaatatattgagaattgttgcatttgaaggaatttgatgatttctgctagttaaataaactattataaattctgtgaatcatgttgatttagatattctagttgtatttcaattattattattattgacacatagtgagtgtcaaagtcggccatctcgtctctaccacttcgagattaggcttgatacttactgggtacacgttgtttacgtactcatactacacttgctgtactttttgtgcaggacctgaggcaagtactagtgggggacctatcgtcttacacccacgttatctaggggcatagtggtgaggtgtctttctgagccgttctgcagctactagtgtcctccttgtattttttgttctgtctatttttatttcagacagtattagaggttttgtataatctactaaatgatcatacacttgtgacaccaggtcttggcacacacattggtagaatttggtatttatatgattcttggatttaaattttatcgatatatgtttaatttattagttggcttgcctagctatagtgttgggcgccatcacggtctataggtgaaattgggttgtgacaacatggtatcagagcactaggttcacgtaggtctcacaagttatgagcaggcctaatagagtcttgtggatcagtacggagacgtctatacttatctttgagaggctatagggtgttaggaaactaccctTCTTCATATTTCattgtgcaattaatgtagtactaaatatccttctcttattctctcacagatggtgagaacgcgctcggatgaggttccagaccagggaagagctactcccccagttgctagaggctgagggagggctccagcccatggtagagggCAAGGACGTCCCAgaactgttccagttatgccgccagtgggtctaacagagaaccccattgttgaggaacaggatgaggtgcatgtggcagagctagctccggtggatttcacatctgcaccaggattttaggatgtcatgggtcgtatgttgtgGTTCATGGACAGTATGACTCAGGcaggtttatttccggcagacccagccacatctcggGCGGGcgagggagcacagacccctatcacacaggctcatggacatgcaactgctgtatatcagacctagggtgcactacccgtgggtggagcccaaccagtagcagcagctacacctgagcccagaccagctgtagCCGGTGACCCACAGAAACTATTGGActgatggactagactacatcctcttgtctttgagggatgagcgacatgagg containing:
- the LOC104087059 gene encoding short-chain dehydrogenase/reductase ARMGADRAFT_1018421-like, whose product is MRSMASSASSRGNIAAIVGVGPKLGRSIARKFAHEGYTVAILARDLGRLSRFADEIAREEKSQVFAIRIDCSDSRSIREAFEGVLSLGFVEVLVYNAYQPISWHPTNFTDIKIEHFEKSLAVSSVGAFHCAQQVLAGMVERGRGTILFTGCSASLSGIAGYSELCCGKFAMRALSQCLAKEFQPLGVHVAHVIIHGIVGTPRGAIASSSQQSLLVGEQQHQQTGGGAREGWMDPDALAQTYWYLHIQDRSAWTQEIDLHSSNQRYM